A portion of the Deinococcus sp. AB2017081 genome contains these proteins:
- a CDS encoding prolipoprotein diacylglyceryl transferase: MEVVTNPVFLNIGGFTIAWYGVLITLGIVAGVWVGTRLARQRGLNVDLFNDIILWMIVWGLVGARLVFVLTSWNQFAGTPFPRILLDVVNLRAGGISIHGGLIGGILVLVYYARKYRFDFYRYADLAVPGVAFGIIGGRIGNIMNGTDTVGRVTGWPIGFRWPDSARAFHDGACVRAANPDMDLSQYCQTIGGVQVMTAPVHFTQLYGVIIGIILSVAAYYWLRSRKSGWAFWQFWLWYSVLRAGWEETFRLNPLLPKTYLNQGLNAPGIGLFTETHVISVVLIVVSVVMLLRLRNRPDDHAVSGEFLIPDGSAAKAVSKPRLEKL, translated from the coding sequence GTGGAGGTCGTTACGAACCCAGTCTTTCTGAACATCGGCGGCTTTACCATCGCTTGGTATGGGGTGCTCATCACCCTGGGCATCGTGGCCGGCGTCTGGGTCGGTACCCGGCTGGCCCGGCAACGCGGGCTGAATGTCGACCTCTTCAACGACATCATCCTGTGGATGATCGTCTGGGGCCTGGTGGGCGCGCGGCTGGTATTCGTGCTGACCTCCTGGAACCAGTTCGCGGGCACGCCCTTCCCGCGCATCCTGCTGGATGTCGTGAACCTGCGGGCCGGCGGCATCTCCATCCACGGCGGCCTGATCGGTGGGATTCTGGTGCTGGTGTACTACGCCCGCAAGTACCGCTTCGACTTCTACCGCTACGCCGACCTGGCCGTGCCCGGCGTGGCCTTCGGGATTATCGGCGGGCGCATCGGCAACATCATGAACGGCACCGACACCGTGGGCCGCGTGACGGGTTGGCCCATCGGCTTCCGCTGGCCCGACTCCGCCCGCGCCTTCCACGACGGCGCCTGCGTGCGGGCGGCCAACCCGGACATGGATCTGTCGCAGTACTGCCAGACCATCGGCGGAGTGCAGGTCATGACCGCGCCGGTGCATTTCACGCAGCTGTACGGGGTGATCATCGGCATCATCCTCTCGGTCGCCGCCTACTACTGGCTGCGCTCGCGCAAGTCCGGCTGGGCCTTCTGGCAGTTCTGGCTGTGGTACAGCGTCCTGCGCGCCGGCTGGGAGGAGACCTTCCGCCTGAACCCGCTGCTGCCCAAGACCTATCTGAACCAGGGCCTGAACGCGCCGGGGATCGGGCTGTTCACCGAGACGCACGTCATCAGCGTGGTGCTGATCGTGGTCAGTGTGGTGATGCTGCTGAGACTGCGAAACCGGCCTGACGACCACGCCGTCAGTGGTGAATTCCTGATACCCGACGGTTCGGCGGCCAAGGCAGTCTCCAAACCACGTCTGGAGAAGTTATGA
- a CDS encoding DUF3105 domain-containing protein → MKSALSRRWMALPLLLAACSSGPLNDVQTFTFPSGDHREGQVQYEQTPPAGGPHNPTWQTCGVYASALYPEYAVHSLEHGAVWITYQASLSEIQVRALERLAEGRTHVLVSPVGQQAAPVVLTAWGARLEMPGTGDARIGAFLKRYERSSRSPEPGAPCAGGYAGTM, encoded by the coding sequence ATGAAGTCTGCCCTGAGTCGCCGGTGGATGGCCCTCCCCCTGCTGCTGGCCGCGTGCTCGTCCGGGCCGCTCAACGACGTGCAGACCTTTACCTTCCCATCTGGCGACCACCGGGAAGGGCAGGTGCAGTACGAGCAGACCCCGCCGGCGGGCGGGCCGCACAACCCGACCTGGCAGACCTGCGGGGTGTACGCTTCGGCCCTGTATCCCGAATACGCCGTCCACAGTCTGGAGCACGGCGCGGTGTGGATCACCTACCAGGCGTCGCTGAGCGAGATTCAGGTGCGCGCCCTGGAGCGGCTGGCCGAGGGCCGCACGCACGTGCTGGTTTCCCCCGTGGGACAACAGGCCGCGCCGGTGGTGTTGACCGCCTGGGGCGCCCGGCTCGAGATGCCAGGCACCGGGGATGCCCGCATCGGGGCGTTCCTGAAACGCTATGAGCGGAGTTCGCGATCCCCGGAACCCGGCGCGCCCTGCGCAGGCGGCTACGCGGGGACGATGTGA
- a CDS encoding response regulator transcription factor, giving the protein MATVLIVDDDPAILEVLQAYLLADGHRVETESDGLAALPLLARADVAVIDWMLPGMSGVELTAYARRDHPQLPILLLTARSEEEDRLRGLNAGADDYVVKPFSPREVVARVRALLRRAGVGEGIEVGALSLSLTSRAATLRGQPLALSRTEFDLLATLAQHPGLVWSRERLMERVWGPDYPSVTRVVDVHITSIRRKLGDDAESPTFIETVRGLGYRFRED; this is encoded by the coding sequence ATGGCGACCGTCCTGATCGTCGACGACGACCCGGCGATCCTGGAGGTGCTACAGGCCTACCTGCTCGCCGACGGACACCGGGTCGAGACCGAGAGCGACGGGCTCGCTGCGCTGCCCCTGCTGGCCCGCGCCGATGTGGCGGTGATCGACTGGATGCTGCCGGGCATGAGCGGCGTGGAACTCACCGCCTACGCCCGGCGCGACCATCCCCAGCTTCCCATCCTGCTGCTGACCGCCCGCAGCGAGGAGGAAGACCGCCTGCGCGGCCTAAACGCCGGGGCGGATGACTACGTGGTCAAGCCCTTTAGCCCACGCGAGGTGGTGGCGCGCGTGCGCGCCCTGCTGCGCCGGGCCGGGGTCGGTGAGGGGATCGAGGTCGGGGCGCTCTCGCTGAGCCTGACCAGCCGCGCCGCGACCCTGCGCGGGCAGCCGCTGGCCCTGTCCCGCACCGAGTTCGACCTGCTGGCCACCCTGGCCCAGCATCCGGGGCTGGTCTGGTCGCGCGAGCGGCTGATGGAACGCGTCTGGGGGCCGGACTATCCCAGCGTGACGCGGGTGGTGGACGTGCATATCACCTCGATCCGCCGCAAACTGGGGGACGACGCCGAGTCGCCCACCTTCATCGAGACGGTGCGCGGCCTGGGGTATCGGTTCCGGGAGGACTGA
- a CDS encoding sensor histidine kinase — protein sequence MRLFPRLLINHLAVVAVMASVFLIAAEVAAHPFIAHHVDQMVGLIGPQGARLRPDLYLGMRGTLTWALLTALPLALLVAALTAWVAARRVTASVRSLQSGSRALARGEYDRRLPEAGLTEFAELAHSFNVMAGTLGRVEQTRVELIGNVAHELRTPVSAVRGYVEAAQDGILPAGQALSAVAREVAGMERLVNDLSLVSRVEAGRVELKMTDVSLSELLLQVQERFALAYEERGVILEVADPPSSQTARLDPERAHQILANLLRNALRHTPPGGRVQVTVRDGEELSLAVTDNGAGIAPEHLERVFERFFRADAARTRGEGSGVGLTIARGLARAMGGDLEVRSAPGRGSTFTWTLTIP from the coding sequence ATGCGACTCTTTCCCCGCCTGCTGATCAACCACCTCGCGGTCGTCGCGGTGATGGCCAGCGTGTTCCTGATCGCCGCCGAGGTGGCCGCCCACCCCTTCATCGCCCACCACGTCGATCAGATGGTGGGGTTGATCGGCCCGCAGGGCGCGCGGCTGCGCCCGGATCTGTACCTCGGCATGCGCGGCACCCTGACCTGGGCGCTGCTCACGGCGCTGCCGCTGGCGCTGCTGGTGGCCGCCCTGACGGCCTGGGTGGCGGCACGGCGCGTCACCGCCTCGGTGCGCAGCCTGCAATCGGGCAGCCGCGCCCTGGCGCGCGGGGAGTACGACCGGAGGCTGCCGGAAGCGGGGCTCACCGAGTTCGCCGAACTGGCGCACAGTTTCAATGTCATGGCAGGCACTCTGGGCCGGGTCGAGCAGACACGCGTCGAGCTGATCGGCAACGTCGCCCACGAACTGCGCACCCCGGTCAGCGCCGTGCGCGGCTACGTGGAGGCGGCCCAGGACGGCATCCTGCCAGCCGGGCAGGCCCTGAGCGCGGTGGCGCGCGAGGTCGCGGGCATGGAGCGGCTGGTCAATGACCTGAGCCTGGTCAGCCGCGTGGAGGCGGGGCGGGTCGAGCTGAAGATGACCGACGTGTCCCTGAGTGAACTGCTCTTACAGGTGCAGGAACGCTTTGCGCTGGCCTACGAGGAACGCGGTGTGATCCTGGAAGTGGCCGATCCCCCCTCGTCCCAGACCGCGCGTCTCGACCCCGAGCGGGCCCACCAGATCCTGGCCAACCTGCTGCGCAACGCCCTGCGCCACACCCCGCCGGGTGGCCGGGTGCAGGTGACGGTAAGGGACGGAGAGGAACTCTCGCTGGCGGTGACCGACAACGGCGCCGGCATCGCCCCCGAGCACCTGGAGCGGGTCTTCGAGCGCTTCTTCCGCGCCGACGCGGCCCGCACGCGGGGCGAGGGCAGCGGGGTCGGCCTGACCATCGCCCGGGGCCTGGCCCGCGCCATGGGGGGAGACCTGGAGGTGCGCTCGGCGCCGGGACGGGGCAGCACCTTCACCTGGACGCTCACAATTCCCTGA
- a CDS encoding DUF3800 domain-containing protein has product MDSATLVNEQRVAGAKLLRLLDRALFPVQAALWLYETETGIWRLILATPWVQQFGPLEAYRQVQQTLMGLPEAPLLLSRVQLLADDDPFVQSLATTLPLSGSEQLEVRGETAGAFELPHAFIYRLLTRAGVWNNGALVPVDPPVSTRSRAFVDAYRREPHFLLGAALVDMERERSLRSAWDALRAEIRDTLLAEPSTRSRFLRERGDGLPDVWASGLYQSQGYYRPLRPETPDYWRRNRDWLRQALDLAVTHDVKFLCLWTLLDARAMPADLIDTVRLFTRSEAAARRLARTLGNPYLQLIPPLLHRLEWIAIQQERSVAVVWDDDHDSRGFENLGLYQALHGQGHLTRMSPPTFTNTRHEPLLGLADVLCYVAGRYLHGVRMRQVPPDIGDWWRTYVFPSLLSSGAPADQRAEWALTVELALAQYGHTEVNPSALRELRNRLAHDIDGAQVQEWFPESG; this is encoded by the coding sequence ATGGATTCAGCAACGCTGGTAAACGAGCAGCGGGTGGCCGGCGCAAAGCTGCTGCGGCTTCTCGACCGTGCTCTATTCCCGGTACAGGCGGCCCTCTGGCTCTACGAAACGGAAACGGGCATCTGGCGCCTGATCCTGGCCACGCCGTGGGTTCAGCAGTTCGGGCCTCTGGAAGCCTACCGGCAGGTTCAGCAGACGCTGATGGGCCTTCCGGAAGCACCGCTGCTGCTCAGCCGCGTCCAACTCCTGGCAGACGACGATCCCTTCGTGCAGAGCCTGGCCACGACTCTGCCGCTGAGCGGTTCGGAGCAGCTGGAGGTGCGGGGCGAGACGGCCGGCGCCTTCGAGTTGCCACACGCCTTCATCTACCGCCTGTTGACCCGGGCGGGGGTGTGGAACAACGGCGCTCTGGTGCCGGTCGACCCCCCCGTCTCCACCCGCTCCCGGGCTTTTGTGGACGCCTACCGGCGCGAGCCTCATTTTTTACTGGGCGCGGCGCTGGTCGATATGGAGCGCGAGCGGAGCCTGCGCTCAGCCTGGGATGCGCTGCGGGCGGAGATCCGTGACACCCTGCTCGCCGAACCGTCGACCCGCTCCCGGTTCCTGCGCGAGCGCGGCGACGGCCTGCCGGATGTGTGGGCTTCCGGCCTCTATCAGAGTCAGGGGTACTACCGCCCGTTGCGGCCCGAGACGCCGGACTACTGGCGGCGCAACCGGGACTGGCTTCGCCAGGCTCTCGACCTGGCTGTGACCCACGACGTCAAGTTTCTGTGTCTCTGGACGCTGCTTGACGCCCGGGCTATGCCCGCCGACTTGATCGATACCGTTCGCCTGTTTACCCGGAGCGAGGCGGCCGCCCGGCGGCTGGCGCGCACCCTGGGCAACCCCTACCTTCAGCTGATTCCTCCACTCCTGCACCGTCTGGAGTGGATCGCAATCCAGCAGGAACGTTCAGTTGCCGTGGTGTGGGACGACGACCATGATAGTCGGGGCTTCGAGAATCTGGGGCTGTATCAGGCGCTGCACGGCCAGGGCCATCTCACACGGATGTCTCCACCCACCTTCACCAATACCCGGCATGAGCCCCTGCTCGGCCTCGCAGACGTGCTGTGCTACGTGGCCGGCCGCTATCTTCACGGAGTCAGGATGCGTCAGGTTCCGCCGGATATCGGCGACTGGTGGCGCACCTACGTGTTTCCCAGCCTGCTTTCCTCCGGTGCGCCCGCCGACCAGCGCGCCGAGTGGGCCCTCACAGTGGAACTGGCCCTGGCGCAGTATGGCCACACCGAGGTCAACCCATCGGCGCTCAGGGAGCTGCGCAACCGCTTGGCGCACGATATCGATGGGGCTCAGGTGCAGGAGTGGTTTCCAGAGTCAGGTTAA
- the lnt gene encoding apolipoprotein N-acyltransferase has translation MTTPTTFRAWRTRLTPAPWPAALGDALWGALLGVLFALPPLAALAPLPLAALHRRLAHSAGGPQAFRSAFWFALGFFTVHLAWLPRSMADVLGPLGGVLTVLVLPAAALCWAAPLALTRVVFGPRTLLALPLAWVGLEALRTLGPLAFPWGFPGSALIPTPLAQLASLGGAPLLTLLVTGTASVLAGLGGYRAPALLGTLAVWSAGLGWGLWITPGTVPTPRTALLMQGGIDPRRKAQGRTQEELQVYLGLTQGALRQGPADLVVWPETASPLPPSDPAVLPALQRLRIPLVVGAPGDVPGQARNSAYGVDGAVTGRQDKRVLVPFGERLPFASVLGGLYAPVLGGLGMSGYTTVTPGSALNVLPLRSLRAGVSICYESVFARLSRQAVRAGATVLVVISNDAWFGRGAGAEQHFQLGRLRAIETRRFLLRAGNDGVSAVIDPWGRVGFRAPRGERGAYRAAFDVREGQTLYTRYGDWVVWGSALALLLLLSALTRAPWRARPDPILPMPPSRRPAERSSDLMVRLVSG, from the coding sequence GTGACGACCCCGACCACCTTCCGGGCCTGGCGAACCCGCCTGACGCCTGCGCCCTGGCCGGCGGCGCTGGGAGACGCGCTGTGGGGGGCGCTGCTGGGCGTGCTGTTCGCACTCCCCCCGCTGGCCGCGCTCGCTCCGCTGCCGCTGGCCGCCCTGCACCGCCGCCTGGCCCACAGCGCTGGCGGCCCGCAGGCGTTCCGGAGCGCCTTCTGGTTCGCCCTGGGCTTTTTCACTGTCCACCTGGCCTGGCTGCCGCGCAGCATGGCGGACGTGCTGGGGCCGCTGGGTGGCGTCCTGACCGTGCTGGTGCTGCCCGCCGCCGCCCTGTGCTGGGCCGCGCCGCTGGCGCTGACCCGCGTGGTCTTCGGCCCGCGCACCCTGCTGGCGCTGCCCCTGGCCTGGGTCGGGCTCGAGGCGCTGCGTACCCTCGGCCCGCTGGCCTTTCCGTGGGGCTTCCCCGGCTCCGCCCTGATCCCGACGCCGCTGGCCCAGCTCGCCAGCCTCGGGGGGGCGCCCCTGCTGACGCTGCTGGTGACCGGGACGGCCAGCGTCCTGGCCGGGCTGGGCGGGTACCGCGCCCCGGCGCTGCTGGGCACCCTCGCGGTCTGGAGCGCGGGCCTGGGCTGGGGCCTGTGGATCACGCCGGGGACGGTGCCCACCCCCCGGACAGCGCTGCTCATGCAGGGCGGCATCGATCCCCGGCGCAAGGCCCAGGGGCGCACGCAAGAGGAGTTGCAGGTCTATCTCGGCCTGACGCAGGGGGCGCTGCGGCAGGGGCCGGCCGACCTGGTGGTCTGGCCCGAGACGGCCAGCCCCCTGCCCCCATCGGATCCTGCGGTCTTGCCGGCCCTGCAACGGCTGCGCATCCCCCTGGTGGTCGGCGCGCCGGGGGACGTGCCGGGTCAGGCCCGCAACAGCGCCTACGGGGTGGACGGCGCGGTCACCGGGCGGCAGGACAAGCGCGTGTTGGTGCCCTTCGGGGAGCGTCTGCCCTTCGCCAGCGTGCTGGGCGGCCTGTACGCGCCGGTGCTGGGAGGCCTGGGGATGAGCGGCTACACCACTGTCACCCCTGGGAGCGCCCTGAACGTACTGCCGCTGCGGAGTCTGCGCGCTGGAGTCAGCATCTGCTACGAGTCAGTGTTCGCCCGGCTCAGCCGTCAGGCGGTGCGGGCCGGCGCCACCGTGCTGGTGGTGATCTCCAACGACGCTTGGTTCGGCCGCGGAGCCGGGGCCGAGCAGCACTTCCAGCTCGGCCGCCTGCGCGCCATCGAGACCCGGCGCTTTCTGCTGCGCGCGGGGAACGACGGGGTCAGCGCGGTGATTGATCCCTGGGGCCGGGTGGGATTCCGGGCCCCCCGCGGCGAGCGCGGGGCGTACCGGGCCGCCTTCGATGTCCGGGAGGGGCAGACCCTATACACGCGGTACGGCGACTGGGTGGTGTGGGGCAGTGCGCTGGCCCTTCTCCTCCTCCTATCGGCACTCACCCGGGCGCCGTGGCGGGCCCGACCAGATCCCATCCTTCCCATGCCCCCGTCACGGCGTCCTGCAGAGCGCTCTTCAGATCTCATGGTGCGCCTGGTCAGTGGGTGA
- a CDS encoding penicillin-binding protein 2 gives MFLGLGGAFFRLGLAAPAPKDTPPPGRGTLWSADGRILAGGPLERRRTPQDGLAAPVLGFVGVSGGLEGAERALDGPLQRGEDVTLTLDTRVQGAVEDILAEAVRRTSAQYATAAVLDTHTGELRALASVPGYDPAAWRTAPPERWRNRAALDEYEPGSVLKALIVAALLDAGLTTPETRYDTPMRRQVAGATIGDLVLHPDTLTTREILRYSSNVGMTRLVDGVPAELLRRALANYGLGQPPRIGVPAGDGVLRDAADWSELSQATMAFGQGLTVTTLQLVAAFNVLATDGRYVTPRVLAAAPLQTRPVLRPATAAQMREVLHGVIDEGIRTKAALPGYHVGGKTGTAQVVVGGRYSPDVFSSTFAGFLPAARPRFTVAVMVRGAQREFQGSQLAAPIFRDISGVLFSLYALAPEGADVPEGVRSEP, from the coding sequence GTGTTCCTGGGGCTTGGGGGGGCGTTTTTCAGGCTGGGTCTGGCCGCACCTGCCCCGAAAGACACGCCTCCCCCGGGCCGCGGCACGCTGTGGAGCGCAGATGGCCGGATCCTGGCGGGGGGGCCGCTGGAGCGCCGGCGTACACCGCAGGACGGTCTGGCGGCGCCCGTACTGGGCTTCGTGGGGGTCTCAGGCGGCCTGGAGGGCGCAGAGCGGGCCCTGGACGGCCCATTGCAGCGGGGAGAGGACGTCACCTTGACCCTGGACACGCGCGTGCAGGGGGCGGTCGAAGACATCCTGGCCGAGGCGGTGCGCCGCACCTCGGCGCAGTACGCGACCGCTGCTGTGCTCGACACGCATACGGGCGAGCTCCGCGCGCTGGCGTCGGTGCCGGGCTACGATCCGGCGGCCTGGCGCACGGCGCCCCCAGAGCGCTGGCGCAACCGGGCAGCGCTTGATGAGTACGAGCCAGGCAGCGTCCTCAAGGCCTTGATCGTGGCCGCCCTGCTCGACGCCGGACTGACTACCCCGGAGACGCGGTATGACACACCTATGCGCCGCCAAGTGGCGGGCGCAACCATCGGCGACCTGGTGCTGCACCCGGACACTCTAACTACCCGGGAGATCCTGCGCTACTCCAGCAATGTGGGCATGACCCGGCTGGTCGACGGTGTACCGGCCGAGCTGTTGCGGCGTGCCTTGGCAAACTATGGTCTGGGGCAGCCGCCGCGCATTGGTGTGCCGGCTGGCGACGGCGTGCTGCGGGACGCCGCCGACTGGAGCGAACTCTCACAGGCCACCATGGCCTTTGGGCAGGGCCTGACCGTCACCACGCTGCAGCTTGTGGCCGCGTTCAACGTGCTCGCCACCGACGGGCGCTACGTCACGCCCCGGGTGCTCGCTGCGGCCCCACTACAGACGCGGCCAGTGCTGCGCCCGGCCACCGCCGCCCAGATGCGCGAGGTGCTACACGGAGTGATCGACGAGGGCATCCGCACCAAGGCGGCGCTGCCCGGTTACCACGTGGGCGGCAAGACCGGCACCGCCCAGGTGGTGGTGGGTGGACGCTACAGCCCGGACGTCTTCTCCTCGACCTTCGCCGGCTTCCTCCCCGCTGCCCGGCCGCGCTTCACCGTGGCGGTGATGGTGCGCGGCGCCCAGCGTGAGTTCCAGGGCTCGCAGCTGGCGGCGCCCATCTTCCGTGACATCTCCGGGGTGCTGTTCTCGCTCTACGCGCTGGCGCCAGAGGGCGCGGACGTCCCTGAAGGGGTGCGCAGCGAACCTTGA
- a CDS encoding DUF2171 domain-containing protein: MQSHIQPGMPVTCADGQHHGQVDSVDGDYLKLTNDDSGQAHWLPVSAVDHVDEHVHLKLSHEQVHQQWLSEDPHPAHRQ; the protein is encoded by the coding sequence ATGCAGTCCCACATCCAGCCCGGCATGCCCGTCACCTGCGCCGATGGCCAGCATCACGGCCAGGTCGACAGCGTCGACGGTGACTATCTGAAACTCACCAACGACGACTCCGGTCAGGCCCACTGGCTGCCCGTCAGCGCGGTCGATCACGTTGACGAGCACGTTCATCTGAAGCTGAGCCACGAGCAGGTGCATCAGCAGTGGCTCAGCGAGGATCCCCACCCCGCCCACCGGCAGTAG
- a CDS encoding heavy metal translocating P-type ATPase, with product MTASPLAPDDASPSTRLTYFVDGMDCASCVQNVERMIGMLPGASGVKTSFNKQTLELQLDEAITGRSTLEKNLKALGYEPSVLADASAPAVPESHAGRDHSGHDHADHGHAHEALKPGQPWYTTGQGKLVVTSGVLLAVAWLLSSVEPQFATYGFIAATLIGVWPLAKKAVASARLGDPFSINMLVSVAALGAILIGQAAEGAVVVFFFAVGELLEGIAAGRARAGIQALAALTPKTALLVDNGQTREVPADALAVGQSVQVNPGARVPADGTILTGTSNLDDSPVTGESVPVVKTVGDSVYAGSINTDGVLTLRVDKAASDNTIARIIHMVEEAEGSKAPTARFIDRFSRSYTPGVVAVSALVALVPPIFLGAEWYPWLYKGIALLLIGCPCALVLSVPAAITSGISAGTRRGLLIKGGAALEAIGSVKTIAFDKTGTLTAGKPRVTDVVGVGIERNEALRLAAAVESGSSHPLARAITDAATQDKVTVPPATDAQAIPGKAVTATVEGRALSVSSPRHAATLTTLSPDLGRQIAAFEEQGRTTVVLLDRMTPLAVIAIRDEPRPDAKAALARLRDLGVNTVMLTGDNARTGQAIGRDLGVEVQAELLPEDKLKTIAELKTQGGVAMVGDGINDAPALAQSDVGIAMGGGTDVALETADAALLRERVMGVAELVQLSRDTMVNIKWNIAFALGLKAIFLVTTLLGYTNLWMAILADTGATAIVTANALRLLRWKGGRGLSTPGGTAPTLARSGA from the coding sequence ATGACCGCCTCGCCCCTTGCGCCAGACGACGCCTCCCCATCAACCCGCCTGACCTATTTCGTAGACGGGATGGATTGCGCAAGTTGTGTGCAGAACGTCGAACGCATGATCGGGATGCTCCCAGGTGCCAGCGGCGTGAAAACCAGCTTCAACAAACAGACCCTGGAACTCCAGCTGGACGAGGCCATCACGGGGCGGAGTACCCTGGAAAAAAATCTCAAGGCTCTGGGCTATGAGCCGTCCGTCCTGGCTGATGCCAGCGCGCCAGCGGTTCCCGAGTCCCACGCGGGTCGCGATCATAGCGGGCATGATCACGCCGACCACGGGCATGCCCATGAAGCCCTGAAACCGGGCCAACCCTGGTACACCACCGGTCAGGGCAAACTGGTGGTGACCTCGGGCGTCCTGCTGGCGGTGGCCTGGCTGCTGAGTTCGGTAGAACCCCAGTTTGCGACCTATGGATTTATCGCCGCGACCTTGATCGGCGTGTGGCCGCTGGCGAAGAAAGCCGTGGCCAGCGCCCGCTTGGGCGACCCGTTCAGCATCAACATGCTGGTCAGTGTCGCCGCCCTTGGCGCGATCCTGATCGGCCAGGCGGCCGAGGGCGCCGTGGTGGTGTTCTTCTTTGCCGTGGGCGAACTGCTGGAGGGGATCGCCGCCGGGCGGGCGCGCGCGGGCATCCAGGCCCTGGCCGCGTTGACCCCCAAAACCGCCCTGCTGGTGGACAACGGGCAAACCCGTGAGGTGCCCGCCGACGCCCTCGCGGTGGGGCAGAGCGTGCAGGTCAATCCCGGCGCCCGTGTGCCGGCGGACGGCACCATTCTGACGGGAACCTCCAACCTCGACGACTCCCCCGTGACCGGTGAGAGCGTACCGGTCGTGAAAACCGTCGGCGACAGCGTCTACGCCGGGAGTATCAACACCGATGGCGTGCTCACCCTGCGGGTGGACAAGGCGGCCAGCGACAACACCATCGCCCGCATCATCCACATGGTCGAGGAGGCCGAGGGCTCTAAGGCCCCCACGGCGCGCTTCATCGACCGCTTCAGCCGCTCCTACACGCCGGGCGTGGTGGCGGTCTCGGCCCTGGTGGCCCTCGTCCCACCGATTTTCCTGGGCGCCGAGTGGTACCCCTGGCTCTACAAGGGCATCGCGCTGCTGCTGATCGGCTGTCCCTGCGCGCTGGTGCTCTCCGTGCCCGCCGCGATCACCAGCGGCATCAGTGCCGGCACCCGGCGTGGCCTGCTGATCAAGGGGGGCGCCGCCCTGGAGGCCATCGGGTCGGTCAAGACCATCGCCTTCGACAAGACGGGCACGTTGACCGCAGGCAAGCCGCGCGTGACGGATGTGGTCGGGGTGGGGATCGAGCGGAACGAGGCGCTCCGCCTTGCTGCCGCCGTGGAATCGGGCAGCAGCCATCCGCTGGCGAGGGCCATCACCGACGCGGCCACGCAGGACAAAGTCACGGTTCCCCCGGCAACGGATGCCCAGGCCATTCCCGGCAAGGCGGTCACCGCCACCGTCGAGGGCCGGGCGCTCAGCGTCAGCTCGCCTCGTCACGCGGCCACGCTGACGACCCTGAGCCCCGACCTCGGCCGACAGATCGCCGCCTTCGAGGAGCAGGGCCGCACGACCGTCGTGCTGCTGGACAGGATGACTCCGCTGGCCGTGATCGCCATCCGCGACGAGCCCCGACCGGATGCCAAAGCTGCCCTTGCGCGACTGCGTGATCTGGGCGTGAACACCGTGATGCTGACCGGCGACAATGCCCGCACCGGGCAGGCCATCGGCCGTGACCTGGGGGTCGAGGTGCAGGCCGAGCTGCTGCCGGAAGACAAGCTGAAGACCATCGCGGAGCTGAAGACCCAGGGCGGCGTGGCGATGGTCGGCGACGGCATCAACGACGCGCCCGCGCTGGCGCAGTCGGACGTGGGCATCGCCATGGGCGGCGGCACCGACGTCGCGCTGGAGACTGCGGACGCCGCCCTGCTGCGCGAGCGGGTGATGGGCGTGGCCGAGCTGGTGCAACTCTCGCGCGACACTATGGTCAACATCAAGTGGAACATCGCCTTCGCGCTGGGTCTCAAGGCCATCTTCCTGGTCACCACCTTGCTGGGCTACACGAACCTCTGGATGGCGATCCTGGCCGATACCGGCGCCACGGCCATCGTCACGGCCAACGCCCTGCGGCTGCTGCGCTGGAAGGGCGGCAGAGGCCTGTCCACGCCAGGAGGCACAGCGCCCACCTTGGCTCGTAGCGGAGCCTGA
- a CDS encoding glutaredoxin family protein, whose amino-acid sequence MPAEGDIPLPIILYTVPGCADCEAIKRLLTHNGALFTEKNVRGDPQALAEMQRRADVRIAPVTVIGDQAFYGPFDEQRPRILAALAAGSPSL is encoded by the coding sequence GTGCCCGCTGAAGGTGACATTCCCCTGCCCATCATCCTCTACACCGTGCCGGGCTGCGCCGACTGCGAGGCCATCAAGCGGCTGTTGACTCACAACGGCGCACTTTTCACCGAGAAGAACGTGCGGGGTGACCCGCAGGCGCTGGCAGAGATGCAGCGGCGCGCGGACGTGCGGATCGCCCCGGTCACGGTCATCGGTGATCAGGCCTTCTATGGCCCCTTCGACGAGCAACGTCCCCGCATTCTGGCGGCCCTTGCGGCCGGTTCCCCGTCCCTTTGA